Genomic window (Gemmatimonadota bacterium):
CGCGCGACGGACCAGAACGCCCGACGGCTCGCGCCACGCCCCGTGCCAACCGCCCCGGTCGCCATCATGCCACCAGCCTCGGCGCGGGCGCCGTGATCGCTCGGTACACGTCTTCCACCCCCGGCTCGGTCACGCTCAGCTCGCCGAGCGGGGCGCCCAGAGCGCGCAGCGCCTCGAGCACGCCGGCCTCGGCGCCGGGAGCGACCCGGCAGGAGAGCACGTCGTCGGCCACCGACACATCCTGAGCGCCCGCGCGCAGCGCGGCCTCCGCGACGCCCGCTCCGCCGGCGCTCACCGCCAGGCGTAAACGGCTCGGGAGCCCGAAGCTGGCCGCCAGCTCACGCGGTGAGCCCAGCGCCCTCAACTCGCCGGCCACGAACACGGCCACGCGGTCCGCCAGGGTTCCCACTTCGGCCAGGTCGTGCGAGGAGAAAACCAGCGTGCGCGACTGCTCCCTGAGCGCGCCCAGCGCGTCCCGTATGGCGAGCGATGCGGACGGGTCCAGCGCCGCGCTCGGCTCGTCCAGGACGAGCGCCTCGGGGTCGCCGACGAGCGTGACCGCGAGACCCAGCCGTTGGCGCATCCCGCCGCTGAACGTGTCGGCCCTGCGGGAACCCGCGTCGGCGAGGCCGAAGCGGTCGAGCAGGTCGCCCACCCGTGCGACGTCGGCGCCCCGCAAGCCGGCGTGGAAGTGCAGGATTTCCTCCGCGGTGGCGCCCTCGGGGAAGCCGAGGCGCTGGGGCAGGTAACCGATCGCCGCGCGCGCGCCCGGATCGCTGAACGGATCGCGCCCCGCCACATCGACCGAACCCTCCGAGGGTCTGATCAGCCCGAGCGCGCCCTTCAGGCAGGTGGTCTTTCCCGATCCGTTCGGACCGATGAGCGCCAGCGTTTCCCCGTCGCGGACCTCCATCGTGAGGTCCCTGACGGCCTCGACCTGGCCGTAGCGCTTGGCGAAGCCCTCGTACCGGATCATGTGGCGGCCCTCCTGGTGAACCTGCCGAGCCGTCCCAGCCCGAGCGGCACCAGCGCCAGCAGAAGCGTGGCGAGCGC
Coding sequences:
- a CDS encoding ABC transporter ATP-binding protein translates to MIRYEGFAKRYGQVEAVRDLTMEVRDGETLALIGPNGSGKTTCLKGALGLIRPSEGSVDVAGRDPFSDPGARAAIGYLPQRLGFPEGATAEEILHFHAGLRGADVARVGDLLDRFGLADAGSRRADTFSGGMRQRLGLAVTLVGDPEALVLDEPSAALDPSASLAIRDALGALREQSRTLVFSSHDLAEVGTLADRVAVFVAGELRALGSPRELAASFGLPSRLRLAVSAGGAGVAEAALRAGAQDVSVADDVLSCRVAPGAEAGVLEALRALGAPLGELSVTEPGVEDVYRAITAPAPRLVA